GTCGAGTGGGTAGTGCACGTCGGAGACGACAACGCCAGAGATAGCGACATTCGTCCCGTAGTTTTCGTCGAGCGTGTCGAGCTGCCGCAGCAAGTGCTGGACAGCGAGCTTCGACGACTCGTCAGCGCGGACGGGGACGAGCAAGTTCTCGGTCGCGAGGACGACATTGTCGTTGATCGGACCGAGCGACGGTGGGGCGTCGAAGATGATCACGTCCCAGTCGTCGACGTCCTCGAACAGCATCTGCAGGCGCTGCCGGGGGCGCATCCCACTCGCGATGAGGTCCTGCTCGAGCGCGAACATATCGATGTTCCCCGGGAGAACGTCAAACTCATCGTGAGCGACGACGAGGTCGCGGACGTCGTAGTCATTCGGGCTCGCGAAGGCGTTGTAGAACGTCGGCGGGTCGGCCGTGTACTCGTCTTCGAAGCCGAGGCGATGCGTGAGGTAGCCCTGTGGATCGGCGTCGACGGCGAGGACGTCGAGGCCACGATCTGCGAGCGCGCCCGTGATGTTGATCGTGTTCGTCGTCTTCGCGACGCCGCCTTTCTGGTTCGTCACACCTATTCGAATTGTCATTGCATGCTCGTCATGCACGTCGTTCCATGCACTCAAATAACCACGTCAGACGCGGAAAACGCCGATAAATACGCGTACGCGCGCTAATACGTGCGAACAACATATTGCGGTGAGTCCAAATCGGGGCCATTTTTACGTGGAACCACGTGGTAGATATCGGCGCAAGTGCGCCAGGCGGACCTAATGAGTCCCATTGAAACACTACACGCAGTAGGAGCGACGGCTACGATCATCCACACCGCCGTCTGGCTTGTCAATCAGTACCGGCGTCGTGGACCGCAGCCGCCTCGGGAATAACGAGGCGTCGCTGCACAAAAACTTATTCGAGACGAAATCGCGAGGACAGCACTGCAGTCATCAGGCTGGATGCTTACTCGAACTCGGCTATAGTGGTCTGTCCTCGGAGCCTCTGCGTCTGCGAACGTCCCTGTCGAGCTTGCCAGATACGCTTCGACTCTTCAGACACGCGGTCGTAGTACGCGCTGTCGATGGTCCCACACTTCGCGAGGTCCATCAGGTCGTACGGGTGGGGGTTCTCTCGGGGCCGGAGCGCTGACCCGCCGTCGGGCATGTTGTCCATCGCGAGGACGCACGTGCTGACCGCCGCATCGAACGCGTCGTCGGGCACGAGGACGTGGTTGTGTGGCCGTTGGTCGGCGACGAACTCCCGAAACGAGTCGTCCGCACTCCCGTACCACGTCGTCGGGATGACCATGACGAACACGCCGTCGTCTGCGAGGAGTCGTGTGGCCTGTTCGACGAACAGGTGGAACAGGTCGAACTTCCCGGTCGCGAGGTCGAACTCGTCGCGGTACGCCTCCCGTTCGTCGTCTGGGATGTCGCTGTAGCGGACGTACGGCGGGTTCATCGCGATGTAGTCGAACTCGCCGTCTGGCGGGTCCAAAAGAAAGTTCGCGTGGCGGACATCGACATCGGCGTCCGGGTGGGAGTCCTGGAACTCGGCGATGCGCTCGCAGTCGCGCTCGACGCCCACTTCATCGAGCGTCGCGTTCCGACGCCGTGCGACGCTCGCGACGGCGTCTCGGATGCGGCCACGACCGAGGCCGGGGTAGAGCGCGCGGCCGTCCTTCCCGCGGTGGATGAGGTTGTTCGCGATGCAGTCGGCGACGCCGGTCGGCGTCTCGACGAAACCGAGATCCCTGCCCTGTGTTGGACCGGTTGTTTCAGTCATTGCGACCAGATTCTTCGAATCGTCTCACGAATCTCACCAGGTCGCCAGCCACGCACCCATGGGTGAAGCGCTCGGTCGTACCCTTCGAAGATAGGCATCGCGTCGACGGGGGCGCCCTCGACGAGCGCGTGGTTCTGTCCGGCCTGAAGGCGACGACTCAGGTCCCACATGACGCCCAAAAGTGCGCCGTTGGGGCGGTCAGTCATGCCACCACATCCAGTCGGTAAATGCAGTTCGGACTGTGACGAACCGGGAGCTCGGCCGCCGTCGCACCGCACACAGAGCAACCAATCTCTCCGTTTGGAAGCTTGATCGCCCACGCTGGCAGGTCAGCCATCGTCGAGAACCTCGTCTAAGTCGTCAAGGAATGCCTCAATCATCGTGTACTCCGCGGTGAAACCAGCACTTTGGGCCTTTTCGTGCTGGTCTTGGTACTTCTCGCGAAGGTCTCGAAGCGCTGACTTCGGAACCGCATCGAGGTGTTCGAGCGCATCACGACACGCCCGCTCATCGTCGCCATCCCAGACCCGATCTTCGAGGATCATCACCGCTCGATCGATGTTGACGTCGTCTTCAGTCATCGTCATCCTCCAAGAGCCAGGTGAATTGGCACTCGCGGCTACAGAACGGTCCCGTGAGGAACCCACCAACGCCGATGTACTTCCAGTTGTGATCCTTCCATGCTGCCCGTCGGCACGACAGACAGTAGGGCTCGTCGAGCGCGTCCTGTGTCGCGCGTTCAGCGGCTCCCGGGAGTGTGGCCTCACTCATCGTCGACCACCGTCCAGTCGGCGCTCAGGCCGACCGAGTAGCGCATTCCGGGCGTGGCCTTCGAACACGACGCATCCTCACAGCGGACGAGCATCCGGCCGCCGTAGGACGTGTCCTTGACGTCCTCGACGACGCCGCGGTAACCCCCGGACTCGTTCGAGCGATCGACGTAGACGACGTCGCCCTCGTCGGGCTGGGGGAGGCACTCACGACACACGTCGTCACGAGTAAAATCGACCTCAAGGTCGACTGCTTGGACGTCGCGAACATCGAGGTCGTAACCGCAGGCAGTCGTGTGAGTAGCGCCATCGAACGCGACAGAGTGGTGCCACTCGTCACCCGTCGTCGTGATGAGCGTACCGTCAGTCATATCTCAACCGCCTCCGCGGCTACGTGCCCGGCGAGATAGTCGTTAGGGCCGTGGACGCCACCGAACTGTCGATGCTCGCGACAACACCGCGGACAGCGTTTCCGCGGGTACACGAGGTCTGCACCAGAGCAGACGGCTGGGAGACTGCAGTAGTCGCAGCGAGCGGGAGCAGCGTCAGTCACAGTTGATCACCGACCCAGTTCGTCAGCTCGGCATCTGCCGGTTGGTAGAGTGGATGGGCCGGGTGACCGGCCTTGGTCGTGTCGAGCGCGTAGAGGTCGTAGTCGTCGAGCAGGTCGGTGACTGCCTCGGCACGCCCGTTAAGCGACCCTTTCGCACCCCACGCGACGACGACTCGCTCGGCGCTGTCGCACACGTCCTGCAGGTGCGCGTCGTTCCCCGGCCCGACCGGGTCCGCGTGGTCCGCCAGCGCCGCCGGGTCCGTGCTTCGGAGCGCGAACAGGTTGGCGACAACGAGCGACCCAAAGCCCCACTCCTTTGCGAAGCCGAGACAGCGCCGAATCGTCGGGTCGTCGCTGGTTGCGTCGGCCGTCGACGGATTCAGCATCACGAACGCGACCGTCGGCTTGTCGGCGTCCCACGTCCGCGAGAGTCGGTAGCGGTACATCCCGTCGTCAGAAAGAACCGCGTCGGCGCGGTTGTCGACGAACTCACTCATCGACCATCACCTCCTCACGGAGGTCCGCCTCACTCTCCACACGCATCTTAACAGCTTCACCGGTTGCGTCGTGGACGCAGTAAAGCGTCGGCGGGAGTTCGAACGGCCCCGCGCACGTGCTATTCGTCGCCGTCTCGTCACCGCATCGCGGACATCTGTAGAGAGTCATTCGACAACGCCCTCCACGTCAAACGTCTCAGCATCTCCACCAGTATGCTTGATAGACACACGGTTCGGTGCGAGGTGCGGGTTCCGGGCACCGTCCAGTTGGTCAATGTCTCCGAAATGGCTCTCGTCAATCATACCGTAATAGGCGTCGAGCGGTTCTGTCCCGAAGTGTTGGATAGTCCCGCTTGGCGTCCTGAACACGACCTGCTGGTCGAACTTGCGGAGTCGTGGCGGTATCCAGAGACCGCGATCATCGTCGATGTGTAGATTTTCAACCGTCATCGCTTTTCCTCCAGTCGGTAGCCGTGCGCTTCTGCGAGCCCGAACAGAACTTCCGTCGCCGCTTGCGGAGAGAGGTTTACCAGTTCTCGGTGCTGCTCGCTAACTGTCTCTCCCTCACCGTCAAGCGAGGCGAATCGAGCATTCTCTTTCCGAAAGACACGAATGCGTTTCATATCGCCGTTCGGGTGCTTTCGAACACAGCGCTCAACTCGGACACCCATCTGCCGCTCGTCCCACGACTCCTCAACGATGCGTCCGTCGACCTGCTGAGTCTCGGACTGGGACGTTGAATCGTCACTATTCATCGCGCAATACCTCTGGTGCAAGCTCTACCTTTGATTTGAACGGCGATTCGTTGCGGAATCCACGAACCGTTTCGACGTAGTAATCACCGAGTTCAGTCGTCACAGCCCATACCACATCTCCGGCCTTCAGATATACATCAATCCTGCCGTCATCGTGGGGTTTGACTGCAATGCCTTCGGATAATAGCAATTCAACCGCTGTCTTCTGTTGCTCGTTTTTATAAATCCTCGTGCTCGAATTCATCGGCTACCACCAACCTTCGTCACCCGGCCGCCGCGGACTTCGTGCGCCTCGCGACGCGTCCACTCGGCGGGCTCTGTTGCGCGGTCGTCGTCCGATCGGACTTCGTGGACGACGTCGACACCGCCGTGGTCGTACGCGAGCAGCCGGATTCGGTGCTCGACGACGGCGTTGCGCCGGCGGACCGAGACGTACGGGCGGTCAGTCCACTCGGCAAGGAGTCGCGAATCAGTCATCATGCCCCTCCATGCGCGACAGGCGTTCCATGCGTTCCTCGCGTTCAGTGCGTGCTTGTCGAACGTCCTCGCGGAGGTACAGCGCCAGGCCGACAGCGATCAGTCCGACGCCGGCGACGTCCCACATGAGCGTCCGTGGGGCGACCGCGAGCACTGCAAACCCGCCGATGAACGGAAGGTCCGGGAGTTTACATAGGTCGCTAAGCTTCATCATGTCCCTCCATGCACGCCATGCGCTCAGAGCTTTCGGTGCGCGCATTGAACGCCGGTCGCGACGAGAACGGGAACCGCGACGCGACCGCTCGGACCCGCTGTTCGAGCATCTCGGGACTGTGGCCGTTCCAGACCTTCGCGTCGGCCCAGAACGCCCATTCGGGCGTCCCCCACATGGACTCACGGCCGTCGCGACGAATGAGGTCCTCCTGCCCGAAGTCGCTCTCGTCCTGCCGCCCACGGCCCTGGAGTCGGTCGAGGCGCTCGTCGAACGGGGCATGCACCCAGACAACTTCGAGCGTGTGGAACCACAGCTCCAGAGCGACGAGCGCCTCGGTGTCGCGCATCCC
The sequence above is drawn from the Haloferax sp. Atlit-12N genome and encodes:
- a CDS encoding DUF1643 domain-containing protein, coding for MSEFVDNRADAVLSDDGMYRYRLSRTWDADKPTVAFVMLNPSTADATSDDPTIRRCLGFAKEWGFGSLVVANLFALRSTDPAALADHADPVGPGNDAHLQDVCDSAERVVVAWGAKGSLNGRAEAVTDLLDDYDLYALDTTKAGHPAHPLYQPADAELTNWVGDQL
- a CDS encoding Eco57I restriction-modification methylase domain-containing protein, whose product is MTETTGPTQGRDLGFVETPTGVADCIANNLIHRGKDGRALYPGLGRGRIRDAVASVARRRNATLDEVGVERDCERIAEFQDSHPDADVDVRHANFLLDPPDGEFDYIAMNPPYVRYSDIPDDEREAYRDEFDLATGKFDLFHLFVEQATRLLADDGVFVMVIPTTWYGSADDSFREFVADQRPHNHVLVPDDAFDAAVSTCVLAMDNMPDGGSALRPRENPHPYDLMDLAKCGTIDSAYYDRVSEESKRIWQARQGRSQTQRLRGQTTIAEFE
- a CDS encoding ParA family protein, encoding MTIRIGVTNQKGGVAKTTNTINITGALADRGLDVLAVDADPQGYLTHRLGFEDEYTADPPTFYNAFASPNDYDVRDLVVAHDEFDVLPGNIDMFALEQDLIASGMRPRQRLQMLFEDVDDWDVIIFDAPPSLGPINDNVVLATENLLVPVRADESSKLAVQHLLRQLDTLDENYGTNVAISGVVVSDVHYPLDNEQKRMLEWYEERFEGRVPVWVVRHRAAIERTVNAHCSIFGDEAEDTDMTDVYAAIAEEIDQ